The DNA sequence ACAGAGGCTAATAAATAAGCATGTAATGCGGCAGTAGGAACTGACCCTACTTCAATAGTTTTAAATTCCATGGCAATAAAAAAGCCCACAAAGCTAAGGCTCTGTGGGCTTTAATTGGAAGAAGAATCGATTATTTTACGATGCTCATTTTTTTAACCATTACATGGCCATCAGCACGTAGCATGTAAAGGTAGTTTCCTGAAACTAGGTTAGAAACATTCAATTCGAAGTTGTGAGAACCTGCAGCAAGGTTTTCCATAGCTTGAGTTGAAAGTGTTTTTCCGCTCATATCCATTACGGTTAAGCTAACGTTTTTGGCAGCATTTTGAAGTTCGATGCTGATAGTAGCTTTGTCAACAGCAGGGTTAGGGTAAGTTTGAGTCATTCTCAAACCATCCAAGAAACCTGGTTTTGCAATGGCTGTTGGAGCGTCAGAAACGATTGGGAAAAGAGCAAGGTCTTTTTCAGTGTAAGATTGGAAGATAGCACCACCATAAACCCAAGCGGTAAGAAGTGGGTTGCCACCTACCAAACCTTGTTGGATTTTGATAAGGTTGTTACCTAAACCGTTTGAAGTTTGATCGGCTGGGAAAGCGATAGAATCACCGTTGGTAGCGAAAGTTTGGAAATCAGCAACGATAGCGAAATCGTTTTCTACATAAGGATCCGTATCGAAACTTACGATTTGTGGGATAGTGGTATCAATTTCAAGGTAAGGGATATCTACACTGCCAAGCAAGGTATTTGGACCTGTAGTATCAGCTGCTGTAGAAGAAGAAGAGTAAAGAGCTTTGTTATCAGCAAGACTATAGGCACTAATTACCAATTTAGAAGTGGAAGTAGCACCGTTAGCTGAATATTTAAAAGGAACAATCATCATTACACCATTGATATAGTATGGTGCATTGAATGCAGGGTAAATGCGACAAACACCCACGTTATCCTGGTAAAAATTTTGTCCTTGTACAACACCTTCAGTGTGGGAAGAACCAAAAACATATCCGCCTCCGATTACGCCGTTCAAGCCAACTTCATTGGCATTAAAAGCATCTACAAAATCAGACAAACCTAAAGTATCTTCACCAGAAGCGATGGATTTAGGTTGACCAATAATAGGATTGCTTAGGTAAGTAGTATTACCCATGTTGTTCATCAAGGGTTTAACGCCATCTTGAGCAAAGGTGGAACCACCGGCTACTAAGGCTAAAACCAAAGTGTAAATTTTTTTCATTTAGTTAGGATTGTTGAGTTAATTAAGGGCAAATGTATTGGAATCAATTATAATCTCCAATTTTTTATATCGTTAAGGCAAAAAAAAGACATAAAAAAGTATTGGATTGGGAGAAAAAATGGGGGGGAGCTTGTTATTTTAGGTATTATCATGAATTTTCATCAAAAATAAACATCCGAAATCCCAATATTTTATAGGTTTGCACCCAAATAATTATCAAATGAATTTCCCGGAAGAATTAAAGTATACCAAAGACCATGAATGGGTGCGTTTGGAAGGTGATTTTGCTTATGTTGGAATTACCGACTTCGCACAAAGTGAATTGGGCGACATTGTTTACGTTGATATTAATACCGTAGGCGACCAGGTTGAGGCCGGTGCTGTGTTTGGAACCGTAGAAGCAGTAAAAACTGTTTCTGATTTATTTATGCCTGTTTCAGCTCAAGTTTTGGAAGTTAATCCTTTGTTGGATGCCAAACCTGAATTGGTTAATTCAGATCCTTACGGAGATGGATGGATGATTCGTATTGATGTGAAAGGTGGAATCAACGGAAACGATTTACTTTCTGCCGGTGAATACAAAGCCTTAATTGGACACTAATTCTTCTAAACCAACTTCATCCAAAAAGTCCTTCTGGTTCCACAGCAAATGGGGAATCGGATGGACTTTTTTTGTTTTAGTACTTTGCAGCTTCCCCGGAAAGGCTTTACCTTCGAGTCATTGGTTTGACCTGATAAGTTTGGACAAACTAATACATGCAAGCATTTTTTGGATATTAGCAGTCCTTTGGATAAATGCCTTAAAAAACCAAACCAATATTAGGCTAAGTTCAATTCAAGTTCTGGCATTTTCTGTTTTGTTTTCCATACTTTACGGGGGATTAATGGAGATTATGCAGGCCACTGTTTTTTCTGATCGTAGTTGCGAATGGAATGATTTCATTGCGAACAGTATTGGGGCCTTGTTCGCCGGTTATTACCACCAACCTAAAATTGGATATCGTCTGGGTATTTTGAAATAATTTTCAAGTTGGATTGTATAGCATAAAATTTCTTTAATTTGGTTTCATGAAACAGCAGGAACTCCTTAAACAATTATCAGAAAAACACTTGGACTTTCATAGTTTAGTCTCCAATTTAAAACAACAGGAGTTTGAGTTTCAGGTTGGTGAAAAATGGTCTGCAGCCCAACAGTTCGATCACATCATTAAGTCAGTCGATGCCTTGTTGTTGGTCTTCAAACTACCTCGGTTTGTTCCTAAATTATTGTTTGGGAAGGCGAATCGACCATCCAGAACCTATGAACAGGTAGTGGAGAAATACCACAAAGCCTTGGAATCGGGAGGAAAAGCCGGGAAAGCCTTTACTCCGCCAGTTATCCCTTTTTCGCGTCAGTCAGAGTTGCTTTCGAAATACAAAAAAGTAGTTGATTCCCTTTGCTCCGGAGTTTCAAAAATGAACGAAACCGAATTGGATAACCTCGTTATTCCTCATCCTTTGCTAGGTAAAATGACCATGCGTGAAATGTTGTATTTTACCCTGTACCATGTTCAGCACCATCACCAGGGTGTGGCAAATCAATTGCAGAAGTAATTTTCTTTACAAATCGGTTTTCACAACGCTTACTTGGTTTAATTAAGTTCTGCCTGAAAACTAAATCCTTTCGAACCGATTAAATTTTTTAATATTTAGTATGCGGGCCCCCTCCGCCTAACAACTCTTTTGCTAAACCTAATGTAAACTGCATGGGCGTTCGGGTCACGCTATCGGCTGTAGTCCTCGTCCCCCTAGGCTAAAGCCGTAGGGGTCCTGTGGGCTACTTGCCTCTATCGTTGCCCGAGCTGCAACCTCAACCTTTAATCGCTATCCCAACCTGGCTTGGTATCTATAAGGCAACTGCAAGAGGTCACCTTCCCAAACCTCTGCTTAAACCAAAAGTCTTCAGTAAAATTCAATTACGGCTTCCAACTACTTCAAATTCAAGTATTTCAGAACAATCTTTGACTTCAAAGCAGATCACTATTTCTTCACCCAAAAACTAACCTTGAACCACTTTCTTTATTCTATTTGAAAGCCTCATCACTATTTCTAGTGCAGAATGTGGATTAAATCACGGTAATTTCCAACATAGTCCTAAAACTAGAATGGAAATTACAGCGATAAATGCCGAATTCCTACTACCACTTTGCTTGGTATTTTCTTCCGGCTAAACTCGTACTTGCCTTGATGAGTGGTAAGGTTTAGTTTTTGATTTCCATTTTTTCTACCCATTTCTCACCTGTTTTGGAGTCCTGAATAGAAATAAAGTACAAACCTGAACCTGCATTGGCTAAACTAAGATCCAGCTTTTCACCTTCCATTTTGTTCTCAAATATCAATTTACCCATGATATCGAAAATAGAGATTGAATAAGAGGAGCGATGGTTCATAAAAATGGAGAAGTCGCCGCTTGTCGGATTGGGGTAAACCAAGGCATTTAATTCTGTTTGATGGTTGGTATAGCTTTCTTCCATTCCCACATACTGCTGATTATAAACCGGTAAAGAGATATGAGTTGGATGTTCAGAAGAGAATGCCAGGCGTTGAACAGCAACCCTTGGGGCATACTCTACTCCATTGAACGTATAGGTTTGACCATCGCCAGGTTTGCGGCGGAAAAACTCACCGGCTTGAATTGGAATATTGGGGTTTACCTGAAAGCGATCAAAGTTAGAACTACTAATTAACACTTTCATCCGGTGACCTTTACCCCAGGTGTAGGCAATAGGAAACATTTTGAAGCGGTACTCATAGATTTTACCGGTTTCGATATTGGTAAAAGGAGTTTTATCGTTCGGATAAGGAAATTCCAAATCCATTTCAGGATGATCCAATAGGTTTCTGGCATAATCCCTTGCACGGGCGTTAACAGCACCTTCTACCACAAACAATTCCCTTCCATCGGGGTAAACATCTAAAATTCGAACAAAGAAATCAGTGTCAGTAGAATCGCCTTCAGCGGCACCTCCCGGATTAGACTTGGCGTAAATAGTGGCATTAGGAAAGCCAATTACACAAAGAGAATCTTGAATTGGAGCAGAGGTATAACCGATAATTCCGGGGCGACTTAGGCAGGCTGCCCTGTTCTCGTCCGAATTAAAATCCATTTGCCCTTGACTATCGCGGTTTCCATCCGGCGTGCGTTCAATCATATTTCCGCCACCACAAGTTCTCAATGGATCGTCCGGGTCATGAACATAGATATTGTACTCATCCTCTATGTTGGTTGGAGTTTGAGGAGCCGACGGTAGGTCAAGTTCACCATTTGGATGCATAAAAACATCTTTGAATTCAACATAAGGCTCTTGTAAAGGGAAGGTATCGGAGGCAAACCAGTAATTTCCAACATGGGCATTTTCAGCCACTCCGTCTCCATTTGGTCCGGGCACATAAAAACGCACATTGGGCACATCGTAATCGTTGGAAAAATTTCGGTAAGGGATAGACACAATACTATCTGTTCCCAAAGCAGGAACCAGTGGTGTTCCGCTTGGTGTATAGTCGTAATAAATTACTGAATCATTAATATTCAGAATAGGAGCATTGACAATGATTTTAACGCTATCAATTCCCTGACTTCCATTTAACACCCCAAGTAATTCATTAAAAGTTAATTTAATATCTTCGGCAGGAACAGTAATAGTACCTAGAGGAAGTCCACCCACTACTACCGGTTGCGGAGTAAGATTTTTGGGGATAACACAAGTGGGCTCTCCCAGGTAGGCGCCATCCTGGTAATTCAGGTTGTATCGGAACCAGGCAATAATTTCAGATCGCAAAGCTTTACCCAAAGGGATATTATCCAGGTTAAACTCATCGAAATTGATACCAATCAGGTCGATGATATTTTCGGGGTAAGTCATGTCTCCTGTGGTACGTTGTCCAATGGTTTGGTGTGCCCAAGGTCCAATAACCAGCTTTTGCAATTTGTAATTTTGTTTCGATTTATCCAGGTTTTTACGCATAAAAGCCCAGGTTTCAATTTGCCCATCAATGAAAATATCCCACCAACCGGTGAGGTGGTATGCCGGCACTTCCATATTGGAATAGCGAGACTTGGTGCCATTTAAAGCACCTTCGCCATTGTTGTCAACCATGGCCCGACTAATATCCATATCGGAGCGACCAATGGAACTTGGGTAATATCCGGCATAGCTTTTATGTCCGGCTGCATCTTCGTATTGAATTTCAACAAAATGGTCAATGGCTTTATTGGCTGCTACAAATTTGTTAGGCAGATTGTAATCGAAAGAGGAATGAATATTGTTTTGCACAGCATGGAAATAACCATTGGTTGAGGCATCTGCCTCATCTTCCGGAATTCGGTCATCATCTGTACCTGTAAAGATTTGACCTTTGAGCCAACCAGTAACCAGACGGTCGCGAAAAACACCGTTATGGTATCCGGTTGATTTATAGAATTCACCTGGTGCAACAATTGGAGTTAGACATTTCAATCCGGGGCGAGTATCATCAATAGGATGTGCTGCTGCAGCCTGGTATTGATTATAACCCAAGGCCGATGCGCCAAACATACCTATACGTCCATTCACCAAAAAATCATTAAAGTCGGGAACCCCATCGTAATTTAAATCAAAATCCCAACGGAGTGAATCAGTTATGTATTTAATGGAGTTGTATCCGTCTTCATGTTTATTTCCATTGCTTGGGCTGCTGGGGGGCATTACATCCAAATTGTGTTGGAAGGTATGGTAAGGGTTTTTGTTCCAACTGTCGCTCATCAAAGGCAGGTATACCCCTTCACTGGTATAGCGACCTCTCATATCCTGAACAGCATAGGCGTAACCTAACAATGCCACAAGTGAGCCTTCTGCATTTCTACCATCGCCTTTGTTATATGGTGTTCTGGAAAAAACCATCGGCAATTGAAATGGATTGGGGTTGGGTTGGTGGTTAACAGAATCGTACCGAATAAGCTGGGTTCCCCGTTTAATCAACATCACATCAAATGACATCCCGTTGAAATCGACCGGAACAGTTAAGCAATCCCTGGTCACCGGCAAGTAAATGTCGGTCATTAGTTTAACCCCATCCGGCATGGAAAACGGAACAGTATAGGAGGTAGATAGTTCACTAAAGTCGTCTATTTTCCCATTTAGACTGGTTTGGGCAACGACAATAGAGAAAAATCCCAAGAAAATACTTGATAGTAGAATTTTTTTCATGGATGGGGATTCAGGTTATGAAAGGCAATGATAAGAAACTATTGAAATAAAACAAGCTATTCTTTTGATCTGGCAGAAAATACAAAGAAATTGTTTCAATTTTTGACTTCACCTTCCTATACAGAATAAAAAATAGTACAATTGTATCCTGTTATCTTATCTACCATGCTATTAAATCGTATACTACCCCTTGTTCTGCTTTTTATTCTGCAACTTGGATTTGCCCAAGGGCAGAATTTCCCTGTCGGGCATCGCACTATAACATATAACGACCCTTCCCGAACCGGGGGCACAGGAAGTGGTGGTGGCCCGGGCCGACAAATTCAAACCGAGTTGTATTATCCGGGTGCAAGTGCCGGAAACAATGTTGCCGTTGCTTTTGGCTCCTTTCCGGTGGTTGTATTTGGGCATGGATTTCAAATGAGTTACGATGTTTATTCACCCATTTATGACAGTTTGGCTGCCAGGGGTTATATTGTTTGCATGGCCACAACAGAGGGCGGTTTACTTCCAACTCATACCGAATTTGCAAAAGATTTAGCAATAATCCTGGATAAAACACTTGCTTTTAATACGGATGTAAATTCACCATTCTACGGTCGGGTTAATGGGAAAGGTGCCATTGGCGGACATAGCATGGGAGGCGGTTGTAGCTTTTTGAGTGCACAATATACCAACAATGAAACGGCCATTTTTAATTTTGCTGCAGCCGAAACTAACCCTTCTGCCATCGCTCAGTGTTCAACTACTGTTAGTGCTCCTTTACTGGTTATTGCCGGAAGTTACGATGTGGTGGCACCTCCTGCCGACAACCAGGATCCTATGTATGCAGCCGCCCTTTCGGCATGCAAAACCTATTTCAACATTACCGGAGGTTACCATTGCCAGTTTTCCAACATTTCAACCCAGTGTCAGTTTGGTGAAGGAACTCTTTTTCCTCCATCCGGAGGACCATCACGCAATACTCAATTGCAATTAACACGTGCGGTTTTAATACCCTTTCTAGATTTTTGGCTGAAAGGGGTTTGTGCCCAATGGACTAACTTAATGACCATTTACAATAGCTCTTCTGCATACACTGTTCAACAAACCTGCAATGTTGATTTTCCTTCTACCGCCACCATTACCCCATCCGGACCTTTAGTGCTATGTCCGGGAAATTCAGCCAACTTATCGGTGAATGCAGGCAATTACCAAGCTGCCTGGAGCAACGGTCAAACCAACTCTACCATTTCAGTAAATTCGGCCGGCAATTATTCGGTTACGCTTACCGGCAGCAACAATTGTTCTGCTACATCAGCACCTGTTTCAGTAAGTATTAGCCAACCCAATGCCACCATTACTCCTTCCGGGCCAACCACCTTTTGTGAAGGAGATTCCATTATTTTATCCGCTCCGGCTAATGCCTCCTATGCCTGGAACAATGGCAGCACCACACAGGCAATTACCGTAGCACAAAGTGGTAACTACTCGGTTCTGGTAACAAATGCCAATAATTGTCAGGCTAATTCCCAAAACATTAGTGTAACAGTTTTAGATAGCTTAAGTCCAAGTATCTCCAATCCGGAAAACTTTACCATTTGTGGAAGTTCCCCTATTCGTTTATTTCTTCCTGATTCGTCTACTTATTCTTCAATAGCATGGTCAACCATTCAAACAGGTGGATCCATTTCTGTAAGTAATCCCGGAACTTACTGCGCCCAAGTAAATAACAACCAAGGTTGCGGGGGTAGTGTTTGTGTTCAAGTAGTACAAGAAAGTTTACCAAGTTCTTCGTTCCTTGTTTCGGCAGATACTATTATTCAGGTTGGACAAACTGTAAATTTTTCAGTTGAGTTTCCGGATCCCAATACCAGCTATACCTGGGATTTTGGTGATGGAACTATAGGAATTAATAGTTTGGAACAGCACAGCTATTCGGCTGTTGGAAGTTATGTATATTGTTTAACTGCAACTTCGGCTAATGGTAATTGCAATTCTACCACTTGCGATACCCTGGCAGTGGATCAAACCATCGGAATTCCTGTTTCAGATTTGCGCTCCTTAACTTTATTTCCTAATCCTTTGGAGCAAGGGGAAGAGCTTTCTGTAAAAACCACCAGAGCAGCAGAAATGCGAATTCTGGATAGTTCAGGAAGGGAAAATTTAAGCTTTAGTTTAAATCCCGGTGAAAACAGAATTGAACTTTCTTACCTAAGTCGGGGTTTGTACCTAATATCCTTTTTGGATCAACACTATAAATTACTTATTCGATAAGGCTTCAAACCAATTCTTTTGTTGAATTCCAATTTGATTCAGTTACCTTCATTGCTTTTCCGATTTTGGGTAAAAAGAAAAAGCCCCTAACCTTGCGGTCAGAGGCCTGCATCCTTAGGTCGAAGGAAACTAGTTGAAGGTCACAGTTTTAGTATTAACGGTTTCTTTAACAAAATACACTTTACGTCCACCGAAAGTTTCGGAAGTATAGTTGTAAGCAGCAACCTGAATGATTCCACTTCCTGTACCGATGGTATTCATTTCAGCTTGAGTAAATGGAACAGACCCGGATGCGCTACCTGCAACAGTTTTTTGCAAAGTAACATTACCAGAACCGCCGGCAATAGTAAATAGTACAGAATCGGCACTGTAAATTGGAGAAACCAAGTTAAAGCTGAATGCGGAGCTGTGGCTAACAGTTGATCCACTTAAATCAATTTGTGGGCTAGCAGGCCAGTTGGTATTATCCACTTTGTTAAATGCAGTAACGTTTGCAGCACCGGTTACATCCCAGGTAACATCTGAATTGCCAAAATCAATACCGGTGATATTGGTTTGACTAATTTCATTGGTATAGGCATTGTTATCGAATTTTTTTAGAGCGGTGTTGTTGCATTTAACTGTTCCTCCATCAATGTAAGTTCCTTGTTCTTCCCAAAACCCGGCAACACCAAGTCCTAAAATAATTTCTTGCTGACCAATAATTGGAACAGTTTGATAGGTAACAGTTTTTACTGCGGCGCATACACCACCGGCATCAGATGGTTGAGGTGTTGCCGGACTATTGGCGCTGGGCAGATTAGAAGTGTTGTTATCCGTAGTCTCGTCTTTTTTGCAAGAACTTACTAAAATAGTGCCTGATAAAGCTAAATAGAAAAGAGTGTTGCTATAGTTCATGTTGAAGGTGATTTGATTATGGAGGCAAAGGAAATACGTACTAAGCCTATGACAATCCCCATAAGAGGACAATTCTTACCAAAACCTTTATAAACTATTGACTATAAACTATTTAACCCAAAAACCCTATTTAGGTTTTAACCTGCAACGGCGACCACTTCTTCCACTTGGGGTACCATGCGTTTAAGCAAGGTTTCAATTCCTGCTTTAAGCGTAATGGTTGAGGATGGGCAACCACTGCATGCGCCCTGTAAAACCACATTTACACGACCATTTTCGAAGGATTGAAATACAATATTTCCTCCATCGCCTTCTACAGCGGGTCTTACATATTCGTCAAGAATAGCCACAATTTGCTGCTCCAATTCTGTTTCCGGAATTTTTTGAGCAATTTCTTGCTGTAATGCTTGCTTTTGTTTTTGTTGTTCGGTGTAATCTATGTCTTCGTTTAGGACTTTGCCTCCGGAAGCCACATAATTTCGCAAGAAATCACGTAGTTCAAGCATTACTTCTTCCCAATCTACAAAAGCACCTTTGCTTACCGTGATATAATTGGCAGCAATAAATACACCGGTTACAAAAGGAAATTCAAATAACTGAATCGCCAATGGAGAAGCTTGAGCCTCTTTAAATGAAGTAAATTCAACAGGTCCAACGGTATTGATATACAAGTTGAACACAAATTTCATGGAATTGGGGTTAGGGGTACTTTCCGCGTACACACTAACCGGTAGTTGTTTTGACATAATGGTGCTACAAAACTACTCCTTAATTATTTTATATCGTGCTGAATTTTCACCCGAATGTAAACTTAGGTAATAAATGCCCGAACGAAGTTCCGGCAGGCTTAAACTTAAGCAGGTATTTGGTTTGGATTCAGTTCTATACACTTCTTGCCCCAAGGTGTTGGTTAATACTACTTGGACATCCTTGGCCGGGGAAGAAGAGAATTGAACAGTTAAGGAATTGGAAAATGGATTAGGGAAAATGATTACTTGGGTATCGTTCCAAAGTGGGTTTTCAACTCCCACATGGGATTGAACAACCACCAAGGTTTGATTTACAGTAGTGGAACAATTGTAATTATAAGAAGTGAGGGTAATGGTATAAGTACCAGGAGAAGCATAAGCATAGACTAAGGTGTCTTCGTAGGAGAAATTACCATCGCCCAAATTCCATTGGAATGACTCGGCATTGACACCACTTGCCATCAAAACAACGGTTCCCAGATCGGAAAGATAAACCGTATCGGTGCTTGATTCAATAGCGGCAGTTAAGCCTAAAGCGGTGCAATTCCACAGCACATTAACCACCGAAGTAGCTGTATCGCTGCAAATTCCATTACTTGAAATCAAAAAAACCGGGAACTCTCCACCTTCTGTAAAGGTATGGGGTGCGGTGGAGGTTGTTACCAAGGGAGTTCCATCGCCGAAGCTCCAGATCCAACTGGTGGCTCCGGGAACTGTGGCATCCTGGAAAGAAGCCGGCACTCCGGCAGAGATAGTTGTTGGCCCATTGATACCGGTAGTGATGCTGGGAGTTAAGGTCAAAATCATAGCATCGCTTGCTTGGCAACCATATGGGTCGGTAATAGTAACTCCGTACTGGCCTTGAGTAGTAGTAAGCAAGGTTTGTGTATTACCACCTGTTGGATTTCCATTTAACGTCCAGGCATAAGAAGAACCAATGTTTTGGGCATTTAATACAGGCATTCCTTCATTGGAACAAATGGTAACATCAAAGCCTAAATTCACTCTTGGATCGCTGATGGCAACCTGAATATTATCTGAACCCTGACAACCGGATGGAGCAGTAACCGTTACGGCATAGTTTCCCGGAATGGTAGATTGTAAGGTTTGGCTATTGGTGCCGATAGCGTTCCCATCTAAAGTCCAACTGTAACTACCGCCAAAGTAATTGGCATCTAACAAAGGAAAGGGAGCATTGAGGCAGATGGTAGTATCTTCCAATCCCAGAGGTAAGGTTGTAAACACATCAAACTGAATGGTATCGCTACCTACGCAACCATTACCATAGTCAATTGTTACGGTATATTCACCGGGCCCACCGGCTCTTACTATATTGGTATCTGCGCCAAATGCGCCACCGTTGGAGGTCCATTCATAACTTGCTCCGGCATAACCATTGGCATGAAAATAAGGCAATGGTTCGAGGTAACAGATAGCGGTATCTTTTCCCAACATTGGTTGCACGGAAGATAAAACCCGAATGGTATCTACTACTCTGGAAATTCCGCAGCAGGTAGTAATTTCGAGGGTAACCGGATAAAGTCCGGGGGTATCGTAAGTTACATCGCCCGGAGCAGCTGCGATGGAGTTGGGTAAGGAGCTTCCCGGAATGGTCCAGTTGTAGGAATCAGCAGCCGCAGCAGTACTTAAGTTGGTACTTTGCCCAACACAAATGGTTTTGCGACTAGCTTGAATAACAGGTTTGTTAAAGTTAGTTTCGAGATTAATAAAATTGGCATAGAAATAAGGAACCCCGTCAACCACCAAAGTAATATTGCGGTAACCCAAGGGATTGGTATATTCTACGGTTACGTTATTTCCATTGATAGTTTGAGGCACTGCTCCGTATCCGAATAACCAGGCAATTTGACCGCTGGCATTGGTTGTTGCAGTTACCGAAGAGTTGGTACATCCAAAATACTCCACATTTATTTGAGGGGCAAATGGATTATAGCTGTAAGGGCGCATAACCGGCATTCCACCGGGCATTTCATACAATCCTGCACTCATACCATCAGAACCTTTTCCACCTTGCCCACCTTGTCCACCTCGCCCACCTTGTCCACCTTGTCCACCTTCACCGTTATTACAACTGTGGTTAGGTCCATTGTCTCCGATTACTCCACCTAAACCGCCTTGTCCACCCTGACCGCCTTGGCCGCCGGGGCCACCGGCACCACCTTG is a window from the Bacteroidia bacterium genome containing:
- a CDS encoding T9SS type A sorting domain-containing protein: DTQVVLGETLYYSIPNTNYAFDGNPGQGGAGRRAGSGGQCGAKVCQTTFVNGNCMATSSNRGGAGLDGFDGIPGNPGAQGNASFVSGFYIPGDGSVGNPGQSNGGAGGGGGGGGGKGCEPAAVHPLTGDTVFFTSGTGGGGGGGGEGGQRGEGGLGGTGGGASFCVFIYNNGLNGIIQDCVYNPGQGGQGGAGGPGGQGGQGGQGGLGGVIGDNGPNHSCNNGEGGQGGQGGRGGQGGQGGKGSDGMSAGLYEMPGGMPVMRPYSYNPFAPQINVEYFGCTNSSVTATTNASGQIAWLFGYGAVPQTINGNNVTVEYTNPLGYRNITLVVDGVPYFYANFINLETNFNKPVIQASRKTICVGQSTNLSTAAAADSYNWTIPGSSLPNSIAAAPGDVTYDTPGLYPVTLEITTCCGISRVVDTIRVLSSVQPMLGKDTAICYLEPLPYFHANGYAGASYEWTSNGGAFGADTNIVRAGGPGEYTVTIDYGNGCVGSDTIQFDVFTTLPLGLEDTTICLNAPFPLLDANYFGGSYSWTLDGNAIGTNSQTLQSTIPGNYAVTVTAPSGCQGSDNIQVAISDPRVNLGFDVTICSNEGMPVLNAQNIGSSYAWTLNGNPTGGNTQTLLTTTQGQYGVTITDPYGCQASDAMILTLTPSITTGINGPTTISAGVPASFQDATVPGATSWIWSFGDGTPLVTTSTAPHTFTEGGEFPVFLISSNGICSDTATSVVNVLWNCTALGLTAAIESSTDTVYLSDLGTVVLMASGVNAESFQWNLGDGNFSYEDTLVYAYASPGTYTITLTSYNYNCSTTVNQTLVVVQSHVGVENPLWNDTQVIIFPNPFSNSLTVQFSSSPAKDVQVVLTNTLGQEVYRTESKPNTCLSLSLPELRSGIYYLSLHSGENSARYKIIKE